A single region of the Vicia villosa cultivar HV-30 ecotype Madison, WI linkage group LG4, Vvil1.0, whole genome shotgun sequence genome encodes:
- the LOC131600587 gene encoding uncharacterized protein LOC131600587: protein MMLVSHIQAPFGAMFANCSIPSSTKFITSNSPQSFTRRSSIRTLNLILAKAVRNADSTSPSKPSSNDQTVFVGDKDVPLEGVIQFDKPNSSARIEKWGRVALFAGGDVLALLLFSTIGRYSHGLSIFDFETLHTADPFIAGWFLGAYFLGGFSEDGRGMNGLPKGLIATAKSWAVGIPIGIAIRAIKSGHLPNYGFVLVSLGSTAVLLIAVRALLYAITPFDNSKKNDVYRNGNPFELFELLTSLVRRW from the exons ATGATGCTTGTTAGCCATATCCAAGCTCCTTTTGGAGCCATGTTTGCAAACTGTTCCATCCCATCTTCAACCAAATTCATCACTTCAAACTCTCCACAAAGTTTCACTAGAAGAAGCTCCATTAGAACATTGAATCTTATACTAGCCAAAGCTGTAAGAAACGCAGACTCAACTTCACCCTCAAAGCCCTCTTCCAATGATCAAACTGTTTTTGTTGGCGATAAGGATGTTCCATTGGAGGGTGTCATTCAGTTCGACAAACCCAACTCATCTGCTCGTATTGAAAAATGGGG GCGTGTAGCTTTGTTTGCTGGTGGAGATGTGTTGGCTTTGCTTTTGTTTTCAACTATTGGAAGATATAGTCATGGACTCTCTATTTTTGACTTTGAAACTCTGCATACTGCTGATCCTTTTATAGCTG GGTGGTTTTTAGGTGCTTACTTCCTTGGAGGTTTTAGTGAAGATGGGCGTGGGATGAATGGTCTACCCAAAGGTCTCATTGCTACTGCTAAATCATGGGCTGTTGGGATCCCT ATAGGAATAGCAATAAGGGCAATAAAATCAGGCCATTTGCCTAACTATGGTTTTGTACTTGTGAGTCTCGGAAGCACCGCTGTTCTACTCATCGCAGTCCGGGCATTACTATACGCCATTACTCCCTTCGACAATAGTAAGAAGAACGATGTCTATCGCAACGGAAATCCCTTCGAACTTTTTGAG CTTCTCACATCATTAGTACGGCGGTGGTAA